Proteins from a single region of Streptomyces spectabilis:
- a CDS encoding Bug family tripartite tricarboxylate transporter substrate binding protein gives MRLRTPRRLRVPLALCGAALLVLVGPPLLTTGDGDDTGTRIPGLRFMVPNTPGGGYDITARTAAKNAEDAGLSHTIEVFNLPGAGGTVGLSRLVGEHGNGRLAMSMGLGVVGAVRSNDAPKSLADTTPVARLTEEQDVVVVSKDSPYETIDDLVEAWRERPGKMPVGGGSAPGGPDHIAPMLMARAAGIAPKDVNYVPFDGGGELLASILGNKVAFGVSGVGEYLDQIKSGELRLLAVTGPKRVKGLDGPTLKESGYDVDFTNWRGIVAPPGLSDTERDKLIGLVRELHGSKEWRASLKKNGWDDAFLAGDGFGDFLDAQDRRVASVLKELGL, from the coding sequence GTGCGACTACGCACCCCCCGGCGGCTGCGCGTCCCCCTCGCCCTGTGCGGGGCCGCACTCCTCGTGCTCGTGGGCCCCCCGCTGCTCACCACGGGAGACGGCGACGACACCGGCACCCGGATCCCCGGTCTGCGCTTCATGGTCCCCAACACCCCGGGCGGCGGCTACGACATCACCGCCCGCACCGCGGCGAAGAACGCCGAGGACGCCGGACTCAGCCACACCATCGAGGTGTTCAACCTGCCCGGCGCCGGCGGCACCGTGGGCCTGAGCCGCCTCGTCGGCGAGCACGGCAACGGCAGGCTCGCCATGTCCATGGGCCTGGGCGTCGTCGGCGCCGTCCGCTCCAACGACGCGCCCAAGTCCCTCGCCGACACCACCCCCGTCGCCCGGCTCACCGAGGAGCAGGACGTCGTCGTGGTGTCGAAGGACTCGCCGTACGAGACCATCGACGACCTCGTCGAGGCGTGGCGGGAACGGCCGGGGAAGATGCCCGTCGGCGGCGGCTCGGCCCCCGGCGGACCCGACCACATCGCGCCCATGCTGATGGCCCGCGCCGCCGGGATCGCGCCGAAGGACGTCAACTACGTGCCCTTCGACGGCGGCGGCGAACTGCTCGCGTCGATCCTCGGCAACAAGGTCGCCTTCGGCGTCTCCGGCGTCGGCGAGTACCTGGACCAGATCAAGTCCGGCGAGCTGCGCCTGCTCGCCGTCACCGGGCCGAAGCGGGTCAAGGGACTCGACGGGCCCACGCTCAAGGAGTCCGGCTACGACGTGGACTTCACCAACTGGCGCGGCATCGTGGCGCCCCCCGGCCTCTCCGACACCGAGCGCGACAAGCTCATCGGGCTCGTCCGCGAACTCCACGGCTCGAAGGAGTGGCGCGCCTCCCTCAAGAAGAACGGCTGGGACGACGCCTTCCTCGCCGGTGACGGGTTCGGCGACTTCCTCGACGCCCAGGACCGGCGCGTCGCCTCCGTCCTGAAGGAGCTCGGCCTGTGA
- a CDS encoding tripartite tricarboxylate transporter TctB family protein, which yields MTATEPAPAARGRRAWLRAHSELGVCVMLLALGAVVLTDALTMDVAIAQRGPIGPRTVPIAVGSGLLLISVLLAVDVLRGGRGEAEGGEDVDLSEPADWRTVLLLAGVFLATAVLIEPVGFPVAGALLFWGAAHALGSRAVHRDPLIAAGLSLVTYALFNNLLGVPLPGGPLMGVL from the coding sequence GTGACCGCCACCGAACCCGCGCCCGCGGCCCGCGGCCGCCGCGCCTGGCTGCGCGCCCACTCCGAACTCGGCGTCTGCGTCATGCTGCTCGCCCTCGGCGCCGTCGTCCTCACCGACGCGCTCACCATGGACGTCGCCATCGCCCAGCGCGGCCCCATCGGCCCGCGCACCGTCCCCATCGCCGTCGGCTCCGGCCTGCTCCTCATCTCCGTACTCCTCGCGGTCGACGTCCTGCGCGGCGGCCGCGGCGAGGCCGAGGGCGGCGAGGACGTCGATCTGTCCGAACCCGCCGACTGGCGCACCGTGCTGCTGCTCGCCGGGGTCTTCCTCGCCACCGCCGTCCTCATCGAGCCGGTGGGCTTCCCCGTCGCCGGGGCCCTGCTCTTCTGGGGCGCCGCCCACGCCCTCGGCAGCCGCGCGGTCCACCGCGACCCGCTCATAGCGGCCGGGCTCTCCCTGGTCACCTACGCCCTCTTCAACAACCTGCTCGGCGTGCCGCTGCCCGGCGGCCCCCTGATGGGAGTGCTGTGA